From one Thunnus maccoyii chromosome 6, fThuMac1.1, whole genome shotgun sequence genomic stretch:
- the LOC121898456 gene encoding putative nuclease HARBI1 translates to MACPFDNDPVDEGAALLRRELNRPIRREMVIRPRIDVLAFPDHYLFERYRFTSQSIIYIHNLIRPYICNITNRSHALTSQQILCVALRFFSNGSFLYNVGDAEHLSKATVCRAVRKVCLALKRLLPIFVVFPGHKPVRAIKEEFHRIAEFPSVIGCIDGTHIPITAPSHNEADYVNRKSIHSINVQIICDAANIISNVEAKWPGSVHDSRIYRESNLSNRLQCGEFDGLLLGDRGYPCQPRLLTPYPDPEPGPQQNFNRAHCRTRARVEMTIGLLKARFQCLRHLRVIPERACDIIVACVVLHNIATIRGEQHPALQIEDPDDDDDPIHLPAIQDGRAVRDTICHNHFRV, encoded by the exons ATGGCATGTCCATTTGACAATgatcccgtggatgaaggtgcagcattactgcgcagagaattaaatagGCCTATTCGTCGggagatggttatcagaccgcgAATAGATGTTCTGGCATTTCCAGACCATTATCTTTTTGAGCGCTACCGTTTTACGTCACAGTCAATCATCTACATACATAACCTAAtccgtccttacatttgcaacataACAAATCGTagtcatgctctcacatcccagcagatattgtgcGTCGCGCTGCGTTTCTTTTcaaacggaagttttttgtaTAATGTCGGAGATGCTGAGCACTTGAGTAAGGCAACTGTATGCAGGGCGGTCAGAAAAGTGTGCCTCGCCCTGAAACGGCTTTTACCCATCTTTGTCGTTTTCCCTGGACACAAACCTGTCAGAGCCATCAAGGAGGAGTTCCACAGGATTGCAG AATTTCCCAGTGTGATTGGCTGCATAGATGGCACACACATTCCCATCACGGCTCCCTCACATAATGAAGCCGATTATGTGAATAGGAAGTCCATTCACAGCATAAATGTGCAG ATCATATGTGATGCTGCAAACATCATTTCTAATGTGGAGGCCAAGTGGCCTGGGTCCGTTCATGACTCGAGGATATATCGTGAGTCTAACCTGAGCAACAGACTGCAATGTG GAGAGTTTGATGGCCTTCTGCTGGGTGACAGGGGTTACCCATGCCAACCCAGGCTGCTGACCCCTTACCCTGACCCTGAACCAGGCCCCCAACAGAACTTCAACCGGGCTCACTGCAGGACGAGAGCCCGGGTGGAGATGACTATAGGCCTGCTGAAAGCCCGTTTCCAGTGCCTACGTCACCTCAGGGTGATCCCTGAAAGGGCCTGTGATATTATTGTGGCATGTGTTGTTCTTCATAATATTGCCACTATTAGAGGAGAGCAACACCCTGCCCTACAAATTGAAGACCCTGATGATGACGACGACCCCATCCACCTGCCAGCTATCCAGGACGGCAGAGCAGTCAGAGACACCATATGCCATAATCACTTTAGAGTTTAa